TTAACATACTTGTGCTTAAAACACACCCAAATTTCGTACTGCATTCTTTATGTTTAATGTGTTTGTGCTTAAAACACATCCAAAATTTCATACCAACATTCTTTAATGTATTTGTGCTTGCGACACATCCAAAAATTTGTACTGACATTCTGTATGTTTTCAGGCGCCAGAGGGTATTTAAGGTGGTGATCAAATTTGCTAACCGTGCTGATCTCCACCATTTGGCTATGTTTCTATCTGGGAGGCAACCAGATGCTCCTCAAGAGGCTCTTCAAGTACTTGACATTGTACTACGTGAATTGCCTACTGCCAGGTAATCTTTGAGATAATGGTATTTTGTTAAGAGTTATTTTCCTATGACAAAGTCTCCAATGTCTTTTTATTTCCTGTGTAGGTATTGCCCTGTTGGCAGGTCATTTTATTCTCCCAATTTAGGGAGACGCCAGCAACTTGGTGACGGTTTGGAAACTTGGCGTGGTTTCTACCAAAGCATAAGGCCCACACAGATGGGCCTTTCTCTGAATATTGGTTAGATACCACCTTCTCATGTTGATTCCTTTTGTCGTGTAGCTTTCAGTTTGGACACTTGATACATTACCAAGACCAGTAGGAGCACACTACATACACAATACACTGCATTCTAGATTACAAAGCCTTGATGGAGCACAAACACACGCACACAATGAGCAAGAACACAGGTTTTGCGGCACTGCACACCAGTGccttttctcccttttctttcaCTAGAACACACTGATTCCACCAGTTTAAAAATAACTGTTAGCCTCTAGCACCTCCCAGGATCTCGCACAATGTTTAGCACATTCTACAAGAAAGCTCTCACTGATAAGGAACGCGCACACAATTTTGCGGCACTACACACCAGCACCCTTTTTTGCACTAAAATTCACTGCACTTTAACATGACATGCACTGATTTTACACATCACAAACACACATGCACTAAGCTGTGACTCAGCCGCACAACCCGGCCAAGAACACTCACACAGCTAGCTCACTAACACAGGCACACAAACTCCACATAGCACGCAGCCACACACTACATGCACGAACTCCACATAGCACGCACTCCATGCTCCACGAACTGATCAATTTGCTTCACTCGCAAACTGATCAACACTACACCACCATCACCACTCTCTTTCTCACACTCTCACTCACACTCACACCACcactccttttatagcacaagacAGCCCTAATGCCTTACTCTTGAAGACTCAAGTCTTGACTTACACACTAAGGCAAAGACTTGACTTGCACCCTAAGGCAAAGACTTGACTTGCACTAATAAAAGACTTGACTCAAACTAACATCCAACAAGGATTACACTaacaataacaaaaaaaaaagcacaccCTGCATCGCTGCTCAAGCCACTAATTTAGCCGCAGAACTCAGCCAATCACTCACGCATAGGTGAACTAATAGACCTGCTTGCAGGATCACCCCACTAATTCCTGCATGCCAAACTCTCTCCACAAGCAGAGCACGCAGGATCACCTCTACTAATTCCTGCATGCATGCTTGGATCTGTTGACTACGCACACTCTGTGCTTTACACACAAAAAAGCTTAAACAACAAAATTAACACAACAAACCTTTTGGTGTAGTTTATGGCATCACTGTCTTATCTGAAATGTTGTGGTTGCTTGATTTTTGTTGTTGCAGGTATGTCCTCTACTGCATTTATTGAGCCCCTCCCTGTGATTGATTTCGTTGCTGAGCTTCTTAACAGAGATGTCTCAGTTAGACCATTATCTGATTCTGATCGTGTGAAGGTttgattaattgccttaaattTCCTGATAGAAGCTTTGGTTTATGCTTCAGTACTTTCATTGTTATAATACTCCCTTTGTAGATTAAAAAGGCCTTACGAGGTGTAAAAATTGAAGTCACACACCGAGGAAACATGCGAAGGAAATATCGTATATCTGGCCTCACTTCACAAGCAACAAGGGAGTTGTCGTACGTGCATGTTCCCTAGCTTTGTATGGATTGATAGTGCAAGGTATAAGGTGCTGACATGATTTTGTTGATTTCCCTGCTATAGATTCCCTATTGATGATCGTGGTACCGTGAAGACTGTGGTGCAATACTTCCTGGAGACTTATGGCTTCAGTATTCAGCACACCAGTTTGCCTTGCTTGCAAGTGGGCAATCAACAAAGACCAAATTATCTGCCTATGGAGGTTAGTGTCTTAAACTAGCTCTATTGCAATTGATGTATTATACTATGTTTATCTATCCATATGATTTCTAATTGCTATATCCAGCTTCAGCATGTTTTCATAAATCTCATGGTTTGAAATACCAGGTCTGTAAGATAGTTGAGGGACAGCGTTACTCAAAACGACTGAACGAGAAACAGATCACTGCTCTACTGAAAGTGACTTGCCAGCGTCCTCAAGAGCGCGAGAAAGACATCCTGCAGGTGATTGCAGATCATATTTCTTGGTTTGACTTAGGCATAGGAGTAGCATCAGCACTAGCAATAGCAGTACATTTATACATATACATTTTACGAAAACTTGATTAGTAAGTTATTCATGCAAAGCAAACTTGTATATTTTGGTGAAAAGTACCATCTATTATTAAGAATTGTTGTATATATAACCATTAAGTGATATTAGTGATCCGGTCATCTAATTTGTGAGTGTGGCGAGTCTGTAGCAatcccattttttttttgtgtgagACAcgtcaaggaaaaaaaagattaaaTGACATGGAATATTTTGTTGCTTTTGTTCATTTAATTAGCTTTTGCCTTCATGAAGGTTGATAAATTTGAACTGATGATTCTAAATCTCTTGTTTTCCTTACCTATTTTAATCAGACTGTGCATCACAATGCGTACTTCGAAGATCCATATGCACAGGAATTTGGCATAAAGATTGATGAGCGTCTTGCAGCTGTCGAAGCTCGTGTTCTGCCTCCCCCAAGGGTCAGTGAATTTCATCTCTGGGTTAGCAGTTGATTTGCATCTTTGGGCATACTTTGACCTGGCATTCTACTTTATGTGTAATAGCTGAAGTACCATGATAGTGGCAGAGAGAAGGATGTGTTGCCAAGAGTAGGTCAGTGGAACATGATGAATAAGGTATGCCTTGTTATGCAATTCCTGATAAATCAAGATAAAATCACCTTTTCATGTGAATTCCGTCAGGCGTACTCAGTTTTTCCCCTTATGAAAATATTAGAGGAGAAAGTTAAACATGATATAGCTGCAACTGTTTTTGTAATCTTATATTTACAAAAGGTAGGAAGTTGGCCCAGCAGCCATGATATAACTGCCACCAAGCATGACAGCATGCTTTCAAGCCGTAGCCTGAGCATTGCGTGAATGATACAATAATGAGATTCTTTATATAAAGCTTGATAGCTCCTAATGACTAGTGAACTCCTCTGGGTTTTGGCACACAGCTACATATTGTTTCTGTAATCCCACAATTCCATGTGCTCGTGTAGTTTTATATGGAAATTTTCTTGAGAAATTTTGCATGATTTACCTGCAAAACTCTATAGTGAGTGTGTAACTTATTTGAAATTTTGCTCTTGTTTTACCTTTTTCATGCTACTACCCGGTTATTAATTTGCGACTAATATTTATAACATTTGCCACTGAAATTGACCATTAAATAAAAAACTCGACCAACCAAGGATTGAAGTTCCTTTAGGTTATACTCGTATTCCTATTCACATTATTTTAGTCAGATATAATCTATTTTCAACCTGTAGCTTGCCTTTTGTTTTCCTCTGTTTGATGATCATTAAATTTTTGTAACTTGTGTCTTGCTTATTATTTTCTATTCTTTTTTTATGGTAGAAAATGGTCAATGGTGGTAGAGTTAGCAGCTGGGCATGCATTAACTTCTCACGAAATGTGCAAGATAATGCTGCCAGGATGTTCTGTCAAGAGCTGGCTCAGATGTGCCAAGTATCTGGAATGGTATGTGTGTCATTCAGATAGAACTTCAATACAATTTTCTGTTTGTCATTTTGGTATTTATTTGTTTGTGTTATTTTCCTTTCGTATCCTGTTCTTGTAGGACTTTGCACTTGAACCTGTGCTTCCCCCATCGTATGCGAGGCCTGAACATGTCGAAAGAGCACTTAAGGGACGCTATCAAGATGCCATGAACATACTCAGACCTCAGGGCCGAGAACTGGACCTACTGATTGTAATACTGCCCGACAATAACGGTTCACTTTATGGTATGTTCTCTTTCAAAAGTTTCTCAAGCAATTTGCCCAATGTATAATCTTATTAGTATTCTTTTCATTCTTTAGGGGATCTTAAAAGGATCTGTGAGACTGATCTTGGATTGGTCTCCCAATGTTGTCTGACTAAACATGTTTTCAAGGCGAACAAGCAGCAGTATCTTGCAAATGTTGCCCTTAAAATAAATGTGAAGGTATATCATTTCACCCGATCTGTTCTAATTTTTTACGTAAACACTAGACTCGTCTCTTACAGTTTTCCTACTTTTCAGGTTGGAGGAAGGAATACTGTGCTTGTAGATGCTTTGGCAAGGAGAATCCCCCTTGTCAGTGACAGACCAACCATTATATTTGGTGCTGATGTTACCCATCCCCATCCTGGAGAAGATTCCAGTCCTTCCATTGCAGCTGTAAGTGTGGCATTATTGTGACAAGACAGAGAAAGCCCAGAAGATCTGTTCTCTTTTCTCAGTTGAAAgtttcactatttttttttattcactATGTTCCTCCCTACCTAGGTGGTTGCTTCTCAAGACTGGCCTGAGGTCACCAAGTATGCAGGATTAGTGAGTGCCCAAGCCCATCGCCAAGAGTTGATACAGGATCTTTTCAAAGTATGGCAAGATCCCCAAAGAGGGACTGTCACTGGTGGCATGGTCAAGTATGATATTTATTGAGATACATGAGATGCATTCACTTCTCCATGTTTGGATCCTGCTGTATGTATAACTTTTGTTGATTGTGCAGGGAACTTCTCATTTCTTTCAGGAGGGCAACGGGACAGAAACCCCAGAGGATCATATTCTACAGGTTCATATCCTTGCACATGGGCACCTTTTCTGACTATGATTCCCCTGTATGTTAAACCATTCATCACTTTCAGGGATGGTGTTAGTGAGGGACAGTTCTATCAAGTTTTGTTGTATGAACTTGATGCCATTAGAAAGGTGAACTTAATTTAAGGGCATTTGTTTGGTGATGTTCTTCACCTCTAATTTTTCTCTGACCACCCTTGTGAAACTACGGATACAGGCCTGTGCATCATTGGAGCCCAATTACCAGCCTCCAGTTACTTTTGTAGTGGTCCAGAAGCGACATCACACTAGGTTGTTTGCTAACAACCATAAAGATCAGCGTTCTGTTGATAGAAGTGGAAACATACTGCCTGGTTAGTTCTCGATGCTTCTCTTATTATACCTTGGGCTTAGCTTGTATAATCCTTTCATTTTGAGGGATAGGTTAGCTTGCCTAATCTGAATGTCGTTAAACTGTTTTCTTACTATAAATATAGGCACTGTTGTGGATTCAAAGATTTGCCATCCGACTGAGTTCGATTTCTACCTGTGTAGCCATGCTGGCATTCAGGTTGGGTTTTCCTATCTGATTGCTGAATTCTGTTTATTTGCTTTACTCTACATGATGAAATAAGTTGATTGCTGATTTGGGTTCCTTTCAGGGAACAAGCCGCCCCGCGCATTATCATGTTTTGTGGGATGAGAACAAATTCACAGCTGATGGGTTACAATCTCTCACCAACAACTTGTGCTACACGTAACATTTACTGCTCCGTCCATCTGTTCATCTTTTAAATTGAACTCTTTTTAACTGCCTATTAACTAAAAACAATATCAATATTTGCAGGTATGCTAGGTGCACGCGCTCAGTATCAGTTGGTAAGTGCAACTTGCCCTTGCACCCACCTTTGACGTGGGGTAGTAATGCAAAAGAGAATGCTGACGGTTCTGCTCGATTGCTTTGCAGTGCCTCCTGCATACTATGCTCATCTGGCAGCCTTCCGAGCTCGCTTCTACTTGGAGCCAGATACCTCCGACAGTGGGTCGATGGTGAGCGGTGCTACGATGAGCCGTGGTCCTCAACCAGGGAGTTCTCGCAGCTCCAGGGCTGTTGGAAATGTTGCTGTGAGGCCTCTACCTGCCCTCAAGGAAAATGTGAAGCGCGTCATGTTTTACTGCTAAGATGGATGCTGTGGCCTGCTGCTCTGAGAGAGCAGTATCCTCCTACCTTGCCTACCTATTGCGTATATTTCGAGTACTTGCACTCTTATGGTGATGCTGGAACACCGTTGCACCTCCAAAGTTAATTTCCTGAGTTTCAAATCTGTGGTACTCTCTATACTATTGTAAACTGCTTGTGGTAACATTGTACTGATGAAGATTGGTTTGCAGTGGACTTATTTGGACATGGTTTGTAGTGGAATTATTTGAACCTGtatgggtgcgtttggttgcgaggacgaagtgggacgggacgggacgatcccacttcgtcccgcgtttggttggaggacaggtgggacgcgtttggttggaggacaggtgggacgggcgGGAATCGCCGCACTATCAGAATCAGTTTTGCGTNNNNNNNNNNNNNNNNNNNNNNNNNNNNNNNNNNNNNNNNNNNNNNNNNNNNNNNNNNNNNNNNNNNNNNNNNNNNNNNNNNNNNNNNNNNNNNNNNNNNNNNNNNNNNNNNNNNNNNNNNNNNNNNNNNNNNNNNNNNNNNNNNNNNNNNNNNNNNNNNNNNNNNNNNNNNNNNNNNNNNNNNNNNNNNNNNNNNNNNNNNNNNNNNNNNNNNNNNNNNNNNNNNNNNNNNNNNNNNNNNNNNNNNNNNNNNNNNNNNNNNNNNNNNNNNNNNNNNNNNNNNNNNNNNNNNNNNNNNNNNNNNNNNNNNNNNNNNNNNNNNNNNNNNNNNNNNNNNNNNNNNNNNNNNNNNNNNNNNNNNNNNNNNNNNNNNNNNNNNNNNNNNNNNNNNNNNNNNNNNNNNNNNNNNNNNNNNNNNNNNNNNNNNNNNNNNNNNNNNNNNNNNNNNNNNNNNNNNNNNNNNNNNNNNNNNNNNNNNNNNNNNNNNNNNNNNNNNNNNNNNNNNNNNNNNNNNNNNNNNNNNNNNNNNNNNNNNNNNNNNNNNNNNNNNNNNNNNNNNNNNNNNNNNNNNNNNNNNNNNNNNNNNNNNNNNNNNNNNNNNNNNNNNNNNNNNNNNNNNNNNNNNNNNNNNNNNNNNNNNNNNNNNNNNNNNNNNNNNNNNNNNNNNNNNNNNNNNNNNNNNNNNNNNNNNNNNNNNNNNNNNNNNNNNNNNNNNNNNNNNNNNNNNNNNNNNNNNNNNNNNNNNNNNNNNNNNNNNNNNNNNNNNNNNNNNNNNNNNNNNNNNNNNNNNNNNNNNNNNNNNNNNNNNNNNNNNNNNNNNNNNNNNNNNNNNNNNNNNNNNNNNNNNNNNNNNNNNNNNNNNNNNNNNNNNNNNNNNNNNNNNNNNNNNNNNNNNNNNNNNNNNNNNNNNNNNNNNNNNNNNNNNNNNNNNNNNNNNNNNNNNNNNNNNNNNNNNNNNNNNNNNNNNNNNNNNNNNNNNNNNNNNNNNNNNNNNNNNNNNNNNNNNNNNNNNNNNNNNNNNNNNNNNNNNNNNNNNNNNNNNNNNNNNNNNNNNNNNNNNNNNNNNNNNNNNNNNNNNNNNNNNNNNNNNNNNNNNNNNNNNNNNNNNNNNNNNNNNNNNNNNNNNNNNNNNNNNNNNNNNNNNNNNNNNNNNNNNNNNNNNNNNNNNNNNNNNNNNNNNNNNNNNNNNNNNNNNNNNNNNNNNNNNNNNNNNNNNNNNNNNNNNNNNNNNNNNNNNNNNNNNNNNNNNNNNNNNNNNNNNNNNNNNNNNNNNNNNNNNNNNNNNNNNNNNNNNNNNNNNNNNNNNNNNNNNNNNNNNNNNNNNNNNNNNNNNNNNNNNNNNNNNNNNNNNNNNNNNNNNNNNNNNNNNNNNNNNNNNNNNNNNNNNNNNNNNNNNNNNNNNNNNNNNNNNNNNNNNNNNNNNNNNNNNNNNNNNNNNNNNNNNNNNNNNNNNNNNNNNNNNNNNNNNNNNNNNNNNNNNNNNNNNNNNNNNNNNNNNNNNNNNNNNNNNNNNNNNNNNNNNNNNNNNNNNNNNNNNNNNNNNNNNNNNNNNNNNNNNNNNNNNNNNNNNNNNNNNNNNNNNNNNNNNNNNNNNNNNNNNNNNNNNNNNNNNNNNNNNNNNNNNNNNNNNNNNNNNNNNNNNNNNNNNNNNNNNNNNNNNNNNNNNNNNNNNNNNNNNNNNNNNNNNNNNNNNNNNNNNNNNNNNNNNNNNNNNNNNNNNNNNNNNNNNNNNNNNNNNNNNNGTGTGCGCGATGCGATGCCATGGTACAGATTATTGCTGCATAATAAGGAACAGAAGAAAGATGTGATGGGGTCAAAGGTGGCCACCCGACGGAGGAGGAAGCGTCGGTTGTTTCGAGTTGCATCGGTCAGGGGTGACGTCAGCGTCTCAATTgtttatacatatatatacatgcatCATCTCCGGTGTATACGCTGCACCGTGTTCTACTTCAGTGGCAGTAAGCAGCTACCGAgctactccctccctccgtgatcattttgattttttaatctaaatATAGTGCATGtctaatttagaaaagtcaaaaaataactaaactattaggatggaggaagtaccGGCAAGAAGCTAGTGTCCCAAAAATATCTCATCCGTCGTGAGATGACATGAGACTATGCGTTAGTTGTTGTTGGTTGGTTTGACACTTTGACTCACGACCTTGCCCATAGCCGCCGGGCATGGCCCATGGGAGCTgctgccttcttccttcctcctgcCGACTGCCGCCGCTTTTTCGCTTCCAATCTCCTGTTGCCCTTCTTTCGAAATACAACGAGGGGGGCTGCAAAGAAGATTGGAGCATTATTCAGGATTTtccatattttctttttttttcgaggAAGATTCTCCATATTTTCTGGCAAGATCACAAGACGATGCATATAGTAGCCTTTTTAAATAAATTGTTATTAAATCGGAGGTGTGGTTTCGCAATCCCTGCTTACAATAAGGTCAAAAAAGTGCGAAGCAAAATCAGCGCATTCCCATTTCTAGATCAGGCCTCATGGAAAGTCAGAAGTGAATTATTCCTAAAGTGGCAAAACTTTCAAATGCAGGATGGTTCACAAATAATATTTGCCTTAATAATTACTAGCACCACTTAACATTTTCAGAAAAGTGGAGAAAGAGATTACAATGACATCTGTGTGACCAACTTCAATATCAAAGGGTACCGAGTTATACCATGATAGACCATCTAGGGGCCGCATTATATTGGCGGCTAACCAGAAGCCAATCGGAAGATCTGCCCTGCCAATCGGAAGATCTGCCACATGAAGGATAACCCGCCTGTTCGCTTgagcttattcaaccggcttatcagccaccaaacagtgttttactttcacaacaaatcagccgtttcagcttttcagccggcttataagctgaagctgAAGCATGTTGTTCATGTTGTTCAGGGCATCTATTGGTTCAATACTCTGAAGAATGAAGATTGCTGCCAAAGGAGGAGCAGGACATAAAGCATAGCATAGCCAGCGTTGGAGGTAGCGGCTATGGATTTCTCCGTGAAGAATGAGTTGCTACGATTTAGTAATTAGTATTAGAAAATTGTTTTAGTATTACAATAAACTTAAGAGACTCATATATAGGTTGGAACAGCTTCCATTATCTAAAGCTGATGTAACTGCTGGCTGCATATCTCTCCGCACAATAATCATACAATATGCTAGCGGCCCGGCTATCCTGAGAATAAACTAGTTGCAGTATTCAGCTACTACCAACTTTCCTGGATGCTATATAAATGGACGCTGCAAGTTTCTGCGCAGCTCACTGCACTGCAAGCTGCCATTGTCAGATCTTTAGAACAAGAGCAAGGAGCGATCGACCGGAGTTGAGAGAGATGGAGGCCGTTCCTCTGCTGACGCCGTACAAGATGGGCCAGTTCGAGCTGTCGCACCGGGTGGTGCTTGCGCCGCTGACGAGGCAGCGCTCCTACGGCAACGTGCCGCAGCCGCACGCCGCCGTCTACTACTCGCAGCGCGCCACCAGCGGCGGCCTCATGATCACCGAGGCCACGGGCGTCTCCGACACGGCGCAGGGCTACGCCGACACCCCGGGGGTCTGgacggcggagcaggtggcCGCGTGGCGGCCCATCGTGGACGCCGTCCACGCCAGGGGCGCCGTCTTCTTCTGCCAGCTCTGGCACGTCGGCCGCGTCTCCACCACCGCCTTccagcccggcggcgccgccccgatCTCCAGCACCGACCGCGCGGTGCCCCCGCAGATGAGCTTCGACGGCCATATGGAGGAGTtctccccgccgcggcggctggaGACGCACGAGATCCCTGCCGTCGTCGACGACTTCCGCAGAGCCGCGCGCAACGCGATCGACGCCGGGTTCGACGGCGTCGAGATCCACGGCGCCAACGGCTACATCATCGAGCAGTTCCTCAAGGACGCCGCCAACGACCGGGACGACGAGTACGGCGGGTCCCTGGAGAACCGCTGCCGCTTCGCGCTCGAGGTGgtccgcgccgtcgccggcgaggtcggcgcGGGCCGCGTGGGCGTCCGCCTCTCGCCGTTCACGGACTACATGGGCTGCCACGACTCCGACCCGGAGGCCCTGGCGGCGCACCTCGTCCGCGAGCTGAGCGCCGCCGGCGTGCTCTACTGCCACATGATCGAGCCGCGGATGGCGCTGGTGGATGGGCGCCGCCGCATCCCGCACCGGCTTCGGCCGTACAGGGAGGCGTTCAGGGGCACCTTCATCGCCGCCGGCGGGTACGACAGGGAGGAGGGGAACAAGGTGGTCGGCGAGGGGTACACGGACCTCGTCTCCTTCGGGCGGCTGTTCCTGGCGAACCCGGACCTGCCCAGGAGGTTCGAGCTCCCCGACGCGCCGCTCAACAAGTACGACCGCACCACCTTCTACACCTCCGACCCCGTCGTCGGATACACCGACTACCCGTtcctcgccggcgacgtccAGGCCGCCTGATCGTTCGTCGTCGTGTTGTCAGTTGTGCTCTGCTCGTCCATGGTCACCGTCTCGTCGACCACCTTGTACTCTGC
This sequence is a window from Setaria italica strain Yugu1 chromosome III, Setaria_italica_v2.0, whole genome shotgun sequence. Protein-coding genes within it:
- the LOC101759689 gene encoding protein argonaute 1B; its protein translation is MVRKKRTGPGESSGEAPGVPGQGSSQRPETTQQHGGGRGLLPQQGARGAGQHQGRGGYQGRGGPPESQPRDYQGRGGYQGRGGPPSQHPGGPPEVQLRGYQGRGGPPSQHPGGGPPEYQGRGGPRPRGGVPQPHYGRRGGGSVGPSVPPGPSRSVPELHQAPYVQYQAPVAVSPSTLGASSSSQPAEAEVSTGQVQQQFQELAIRGQSSTSQAVQMAPASSKSVKFPLRPGKGTYGSRCIVKANHFFAELPDKDLHHYDVSITPEVTSRGVNRAVMGELVTLYRQSHLDGRLPAYDGRKSLYTAGPLPFTSRTFEITLQDEEDSLGGGQGGQRRQRVFKVVIKFANRADLHHLAMFLSGRQPDAPQEALQVLDIVLRELPTARYCPVGRSFYSPNLGRRQQLGDGLETWRGFYQSIRPTQMGLSLNIGMSSTAFIEPLPVIDFVAELLNRDVSVRPLSDSDRVKIKKALRGVKIEVTHRGNMRRKYRISGLTSQATRELSFPIDDRGTVKTVVQYFLETYGFSIQHTSLPCLQVGNQQRPNYLPMEVCKIVEGQRYSKRLNEKQITALLKVTCQRPQEREKDILQTVHHNAYFEDPYAQEFGIKIDERLAAVEARVLPPPRLKYHDSGREKDVLPRVGQWNMMNKKMVNGGRVSSWACINFSRNVQDNAARMFCQELAQMCQVSGMDFALEPVLPPSYARPEHVERALKGRYQDAMNILRPQGRELDLLIVILPDNNGSLYGDLKRICETDLGLVSQCCLTKHVFKANKQQYLANVALKINVKVGGRNTVLVDALARRIPLVSDRPTIIFGADVTHPHPGEDSSPSIAAVVASQDWPEVTKYAGLVSAQAHRQELIQDLFKVWQDPQRGTVTGGMVKELLISFRRATGQKPQRIIFYRDGVSEGQFYQVLLYELDAIRKACASLEPNYQPPVTFVVVQKRHHTRLFANNHKDQRSVDRSGNILPGTVVDSKICHPTEFDFYLCSHAGIQGTSRPAHYHVLWDENKFTADGLQSLTNNLCYTYARCTRSVSVVPPAYYAHLAAFRARFYLEPDTSDSGSMVSGATMSRGPQPGSSRSSRAVGNVAVRPLPALKENVKRVMFYC
- the LOC101760095 gene encoding putative 12-oxophytodienoate reductase 5, which translates into the protein MEAVPLLTPYKMGQFELSHRVVLAPLTRQRSYGNVPQPHAAVYYSQRATSGGLMITEATGVSDTAQGYADTPGVWTAEQVAAWRPIVDAVHARGAVFFCQLWHVGRVSTTAFQPGGAAPISSTDRAVPPQMSFDGHMEEFSPPRRLETHEIPAVVDDFRRAARNAIDAGFDGVEIHGANGYIIEQFLKDAANDRDDEYGGSLENRCRFALEVVRAVAGEVGAGRVGVRLSPFTDYMGCHDSDPEALAAHLVRELSAAGVLYCHMIEPRMALVDGRRRIPHRLRPYREAFRGTFIAAGGYDREEGNKVVGEGYTDLVSFGRLFLANPDLPRRFELPDAPLNKYDRTTFYTSDPVVGYTDYPFLAGDVQAA